One Bufo gargarizans isolate SCDJY-AF-19 chromosome 3, ASM1485885v1, whole genome shotgun sequence DNA segment encodes these proteins:
- the LOC122930733 gene encoding uncharacterized protein LOC122930733, whose translation MNTLRDSVSSRRPSVRSPLRPTPMQEEAYHTVDEVHSSESSGEEEEAGRAPATVKAYARVKRIFLLWCASHQVPSQDPPVSAILQFMQDGLDKGLSPSTLKVQISALSAAFGRSLHQDPLIKRFLKGAVRLKPSISRPIPQWDLSVVLKGLSGPPFEPLEEVDFKFLSWKVTFLLAVTSAKRISELQAFSAYEPYTLFLPDRVLLRFLPTFLPKVPSVHNINQVVSLPVLCSSSSSAEETSLHTLDVARCLRIYIERSREFRRSENLLILFFGRNKGKKASKPTLSRWIREAIRESFASQNRPPPAFVTAHSTRAVSTSWAERSLIPLEQICSAASWSSHSTFVSHYRLNLRGSEDTAFGRSVLNSIQH comes from the exons ATGAACACCCTAAGGGATTCCGTGTCATCCAGAAGACCCAGTGTCCGATCTCCTCTGAGACCCACTCCTATGCAGGAGGAAGCCTACCATACCGTGGACGAAGTCCATTCCTCTGAGTCTAGCGGGGAGGAAGAAGAGGCTGGAAG AGCTCCTGCGACTGTCAAGGCCTACGCCAGGGTAAAGCGCATTTTTCTTCTATGGTGTGCATCTCATCAAGTACCATCTCAGGATCCTCCAGTATCAGCTATTCTTCAGTTCATGCAGGATGGACTAGATAAGGGCCTCAGCCCTTCTACACTCAAGGTACAGATCTCTGCTCTGTCAGCCGCCTTTGGCAGATCTTTACATCAAGACCCTCTGATTAAgaggttccttaaaggagccgTACGTCTTAAGCCTAGCATTTCAAGACCTATACCGCAGTGggatctctcagtggtgcttaaagggttgagtggtcctccctttgaacccttggaagaAGTGGACTTTAAGTTTTTATCCTGGAAGGTAACCTTTTTGTTGGCCGTAACTTCGGCCAAACGCATTTCAGAGCTTCAGGCTTTTTCGGCATATGAGCCATACACTTTATTTTTACCGGACAGAGTCCTTTTACGTTTTTTACCCACCTTTTTGCCTAAGGTGCCCTCTGTGCACAACATTAATCAAGTTGTGTCTTTGCCTGTGTTatgttcctcttcttcctctgcagAAGAAACTTCCCTCCATACTCTGGATGTGGCCAGATGTTTGAGAATCTACATTGAGAGATCCCGGGAGTTCAGAAGGTcagagaatcttcttatcctgttcttTGGCAGGAATAAAGGGAAGAAGGCCTCTAAGCCTACTCTAAGTAGATGGATCAGAGAGGCCATCAGAGAATCTTTCGCTTCCCAGAATAGACCTCCTCCTGCCTTTGTCACTGCTCACTCCACCCGAGCAGTCTCTACTAGTTGGGCCGAAAGGTCTCTTATTCCTCTGGAACAGATCTGTtccgcggcctcctggagctcacaTTCTACCTTTGtgagccattatagactcaacctCAGGGGATCAGAAGACACTGCCTTTGGGCGGTCTGTTTTGAATTCCATTCAGCATTGA
- the LOC122932866 gene encoding serine/threonine-protein kinase SIK1-like, giving the protein MVILRDSCGRGVAPRRPLRVGFYDIEGTLGKGNFAVVKLARHRVTNTQVAIKIIDKTRLDRANLEKIYREVQIMKRLRHPHIIRLYQVMETKDMIYLVTEYARSGELFDYLTARGRLSEEEARAKFLQILCAVEYCHSQNIVHRDLKTENLLLGDNMEVKLADFGFGNFYMEGRPLNTWCGSPPYAAPEVFQGKEYEGPLLDIWSLGVVLYVLLCGSFPFDGPNLPILRQRVLDGRFRIPYYMSQDCESLLRRMLVVDPGKRLSIAQIRQHRWFQGVAPQQPLLHSDFLAPQLSVQVLAIMQNLGIDRERTLQALQNDTYDHYAAIYYLLVERLQESRFGQLPEARASDCVKAPLSSAVSPLLCQPQAAVADYDCELSGPLQSLLYLGEPSLLGAPVSAPRPPLQESSLLEEPQLCEQTLKSRDPRPAAPDILVSSASSPCHSLESCLRPSCDPRSAAPLSAQSATPVLQHQEIPSPNCLLPVTFQEGRRASDTFLTQGASALRQLRRSVRVRGLLCLSKLRHRGLSARVGGRSAASTHGSGDSPGFLLDVLQQQRLLQISLCPPTAPSSPLPETSADCYLEPKFLKEAHVWPMTVDCGCPTVQ; this is encoded by the exons ATGGTGATTCTCAGGGACAGCTGTGGTCGGGGTGTCGCCCCCCGCAGGCCGCTCCGGGTCGGATTTTATGACATCGAAGGGACACTCGGCAAGGGAAACTTTGCGGTGGTGAAACTGGCGCGGCACCGAGTGACCAACACCCAG GTCGCCATTAAAATCATTGATAAAACACGACTGGACCGCGCCAATCTGGAGAAGATTTACCGGGAGGTCCAGATCATGAAGCGCCTGCGCCACCCCCACATCATCCGCCTCTACCAG GTGATGGAGACCAAAGACATGATCTATCTGGTGACGGAGTACGCCCGGAGCGGGGAGTTATTTG ATTACCTGACCGCGCGAGGACGCCTGTCCGAGGAAGAAGCCCGTGCCAAGTTCCTGCAGATCCTGTGTGCCGTGGAATACTGTCACTCCCAGAACATCGTCCACCGCGACCTGAAGACTGAAaacctgctgctgggggacaacATGGAGGTCAAACTGGCCG ATTTTGGCTTTGGTAACTTCTACATGGAAGGTCGACCCCTGAACACCTGGTGCGGGAGCCCCCCGTATGCTGCGCCGGAGGTGTTCCAGGGAAAGGAGTATGAGGGCCCCCTACTGGATATCTGG AGTTTGGGGGTCGTCCTGTATGTTTTGCTTTGTGGGTCATTTCCCTTTGATGGACCAAACCTGCCGATCCTGCGTCAGCGGGTCCTGGACGGGCGCTTCAGAATCCCGTACTACATGTCCCAAG ACTGCGAGTCTCTGCTGCGCCGGATGCTGGTGGTGGACCCGGGGAAGAGGCTGAGCATTGCACAGATCAGACAGCACCGGTGGTTCCAGGGTGTGGCCCCCCAGCAGCCGCTCCTGCACAGTGATTTCCTGGCCCCCCAGCTCAGTGTACAAGTCCTGGCCATCATGCAGAATCTGGGCATTGACAGAGAGCGCACCCTGCAG GCTCTACAGAACGACACGTATGATCATTACGCCGCCATCTACTACCTCCTGGTGGAGCGGCTGCAGGAGTCACGGTTTGGGCAGCTCCCGGAAGCCAGAGCTTCAGACTGTGTGAAG GCTCCCCTTTCCTCTGCTGTTTCTCCTCTCCTGTGTCAGCCGCAGGCAGCAGTGGCAGATTATGATTGTGAGCTCAGCGGCCCACTGCAG TCTCTGCTGTATCTGGGGGAGCCGTCTCTTCTTGGGGCCCCAGTTTCGGCCCCTCGCCCTCCGCTGCAGGAGTCTTCGTTGCTGGAGGAGCCGCAGCTGTGTGAGCAGACCCTGAAGAGTAGAGATCCGCGGCCGGCAGCACCAG ATATTCTGGTTTCCTCCGCGTCTTCCCCGTGTCACAGTCTGGAGAGCTGTCTGCGGCCGTCCTGTGACCCGCGCTCGGCAGCGCCCCTCAGTGCCCAGTCAGCGACTCCTGTCCTACAGCATCAGGAAATCCCCTCCCCCAACTGTCTGCTGCCCGTCACCTTCCAGGAGGGGCGCCGAGCATCCGACACCTTCCTGACACAAG GAGCCAGTGCACTTCGTCAGCTCCGGAGGTCTGTTCGAGTTCGTGGTCTCCTGTGTCTCAGTAAGCTTCGTCATCGAGGGCTCTCTGCCCGAGTCGGGGGGCGCTCTGCGGCCAGCACTCATGGTTCTGGAGACTCCCCAGGGTTCCTGCTGGACGTCCTGCAGCAGCAGAG GCTGCTACAGATTTCCCTCTGCCCCCCCACCGCCCCGTCTTCTCCGCTCCCCGAGACTTCTGCAGATTGCTACTTGGAGCCCAAGTTTCTTAAAGAAGCTCATGTGTGGCCCATGACTGTGGACTGTGGGTGCCCCACTGTGCAGTGA
- the LOC122933083 gene encoding alpha-crystallin A chain-like, with product MDITIQHPWFKRALGPFYPNRVFDQVFGDGLFDYDLYPFFSSTISPYYKQSFFRGYMDSGISEVRSDRDRFIINLDVKHFSPEDLTVKLQDDFVEIHGKHSERQDDHGYISREFHRRYRLPPSLDQSSVSCSLSADGILTFSGPKLHSNLDSSHSERPIPVSRDEKPTSAPSS from the exons ATGGACATCACTATTCAGCACCCTTGGTTCAAGCGCGCCCTGGGTCCCTTCTATCCCAACCGTGTCTTTGACCAGGTTTTTGGAGATGGGCTGTTTGATTATGACCTGTAccccttcttctcctccaccATCAGCCCTTACTACAAGCAGAGCTTCTTCAGGGGATATATGGACTCTGGCATCTCTGAG GTGCGCTCAGACCGGGACCGTTTTATCATTAACTTGGACGTGAAGCATTTTTCTCCTGAGGATCTGACAGTCAAACTTCAGGATGACTTTGTGGAGATCCATGGAAAACACAGTGAAAGACAG GACGATCATGGATACATCTCCCGGGAGTTCCACCGCCGCTATCGCCTTCCACCAAGCTTGGACCAGTCCTCAGTCAGCTGCTCCCTCTCTGCCGACGGCATCCTGACCTTCTCTGGTCCCAAACTGCATTCCAATCTGGATTCAAGCCACAGCGAGAGACCTATCCCTGTATCCCGCGATGAGAAGCCCACCTCCGCTCCCTCTTCCTAA